The sequence CCTATGCCCCCAGCCATGCCAAATTTAAATTTGACCTCTTTTAAAATTTCCCACTCAAAGCTAGTGCCGTTTCCGCCTAAATTTTCGCCCTTGCAGTCAAAAAGCGCCATGTCAAAATGCTTAAAATCAACCTCTGGCAAGCTATCTTTCACGCTAAAAACCTGCCAAATTTCTTGTCCCATATCTTTTAAATTTGCATGTAAATTTTCGCTCACCCCTCCGTGCACCTGAGCGACATCAAGTTCCGCAAACTGACAAATTTCCATTATCTCGCACTCACTTTGATCAGCAAAAACGCCAACTACTTTTTTGCCTTTGGCGTGAGCAAATTTAGCTATCTGCCTAGCTAAATTTAACTCGACTCTTCTTTTGCTTTTGGCAAATATTAGCCCTATATAATGGACTCCAAGCTCGCAAACCGCACTTGCTTCATCTAGTGTTTTGATACCACAAATTTTAACTAGCGCCATTACGCTTGCGCCTTTATAAACTCTTCATAAAATTTATACGCCCTGCCACTTTTTATCACTTCAAGCACCATATTTTTGGCTTCGTCTAGGCTCGTTGCGCCGTCTGCTGCATAAAGCGCAAACATCGCGTTAAAGACCACGATGTCAAATTTCGCCCCCTGCTCCTCGCCCTTTAGCGTGCGGATCAAGGTTTTGGCGTTTTCCTCTGACGTGCCGCCCTCGATGTCGCTGTGAAGCGCTCTTTTAAAGCCAAACTGCTCTGGCGTGATGCTGTACTCAAAAATTTCGCCATTTTTTAGCTCAACAACGCTTGTTTCACTGCAAAGAGTGATCTCGTCTAGTCCGTCATCTCCGCGAACGACTAGAGCGTGCTTTCTGCCAAGGATTTTAAGCGTCTGGGCATAGAGTTTTAGAACAGGCTTATGATAGACGCCAACTAGCTGGTTTGTAAGGTTTAAATTTGGATTTAATAGCGGTCCAAGCACGTTAAATACGGTTCTTATGCCAAGTCTTTGGCGCACCTCTCTCACCTCACCAACTAGCGGGTGGAAAAATGGCGCATGAAAAAAGGCTAAATTTTTACTAGCTAAATTTTCACACTGTTTTGCCAGTGATTTTTCACTTTTTACGCCTAAAATTTCAAGCACATCAGAGCTACCTGACTTGCTTGAAACTGCTTTATTGCCGTGTTTTGCGACCTTTACGCCAAGGCTTGCAAGGATAAATGCCACAGTTGTTGAGATATTTATCGTCTTAAAGCCGTCGCCTCCAGTGCCGCAAAGATCGATCATAGGCGTGTCATCACGGTAAGTTTGCGAGTATTTTAGGATATTTTTCGCGAGCGCAGCAAGACTTTTTGGGTAGAGGCTCTTTTCGCTTATAAGCACCAAAAGTGCCGAAAGCTGCACGATCTCGTACTCTTTACTGGCTATTATCTCACAAATTTGCTCAAAGTCACTATCATCAAGCGGTATGCTCTCTTGAAGCTTGATAAGATATGGCTTAAGTGAGCGAATTTTTGGCTCTTTAACCTCATCTTTTGCTTTGTAATTTACAAAATTTTCAACTATCTTTTTACCGTATTGCGTAAAGTAGCTCTCAGGGTGAAACTGGATACCAAATATCGGCTTATCTTTTACGCTAAGTGCCATAACTACGCCATCATCGCTCACCGCATCAGCACTCAAGCTAGCTGGGAGCTCATCAACATAAAGTGAGTGGTAGCGCATAACCTCAAAGCGCTCAGGCAACCCATAAAAAAGTGGCTCTTTATTTTTTACATCAATAAAAGATGTTTTTCCATGAAGTGGGTCATCTAGTCTTTTTATCTTTGCACCAAAACTAAGTCCTATAGCTTGGTGTCCGAGGCAAATTCCAAGTACTGGCACACCAAGGTCTGCCTGCAAAATTTCTAAGCAAACTCCACTATCTTTCGGATGCTTTGGTCCTGGACTTAAGATTATCTTGCTTGGGTTTAGTTTTTTGATCTCATCAAGCGTGATCTTGTCATTTCTAACACATTTAACCTCTTCATCGGTAAGCTCTTTAACATATTGCTCGACATTAAAAACAAAACTATCGTAATTATCTATGAGTAAAATCAACCTATATCCTTTAAATTTAGCAGCTGTTGAGCCTTGGCTAAATTTCTATAATTTTAGGCAAAATTATAACTAAAAGAAAGTTTAATTAGGCTTTTGTACGGCTTTCGTAGGCTTTTAAAAGTGAAAGCATGTCGACGTTTTCTAAATTTACACCAGTTGGCACGCCCTGGGCGATCTTGCTAAATGAAATTTCACTCATCCCTAGCTTGTCCTCGACGTAAAGCATGAGCGCGTCTGAATTTAACCCCGGCGTAAAGGCAAAAACAACCTCTTTTGAGCCATTTTGCGTGATAGCACTTCGCAGCCTCTCTATGGCGTCATCATCGATCTCGTCAAGCACGAAGTAAAGGCCGTTATAAATGCCATTTTGCTCAAAAACCAAGATATCTTTTGGGCTCTCAACCAGCAAAATGACCTCACTGTCCCTGCTCTCGTCGCTGCAAATGTCACAAATTTCATTTTCACTTAGCCCACCGCAACGCTCACAACGTTTGATAAACCTCACCGCATCTTCGATATTTTGAGCGAGCCTTAGCCCTGCAAAGCTATCTTGCATGCAGACAAAATAGGCAAACCTTGCGGCTGATTTTTTACCGACACCTGGCAGCTTGGCAAAAGACTCAGTTAGTTCGTTAAATTTCTCTAAGCCCCTTTTCATGCGCGTTTTGCCTTTGCACGAAGTAAAATTTTAAAGACGTGATAGCCGTCTTCGTAGTCATAAACTAGTTCAAATTTTTGCATCTGACAAATTTGCTCGATGATATAAAGTCCAAGCCCCATACCACTTCCTGCACTCACCTTATCGCCTCTAACAAAGGCTTGTTTGTAGTAGTCAATCGGATGATTTAGCTTTTTGCCTAAATTTTTAACCGCTATAAATTCGCTATCGCAGATCAAGATGGCCTTTTTGTCCTCTGCGTATTTTAGGGCATTGTCTATCAAATTTTTAATCGCCAAACTAAAAAGCTGAAAATCCACTCTTAATATGACGTCATCTCTGATGTCGCAGCTCACTCGCTCTTCAAATTTATCAAGCATGAGCATATCCTGCACCTGCTCTAAAATGAGCGAGAAATGGCACTCTTGATAGTTTAGCGCGTAGCTTTTAGAAAGGAGCTGCTCGACCTTGCTAAATTCATTTATCAGCATCTCAAGTCGCTCAAAAACGTTTATGAGCCTCATCTTTTGGGTCTCATTTGCAACCATTTCAGAGACGATCCTACCTTTGCCAATCGGAGTCTTTAGCTCATGCATGATCGCACGCAAAAATAGCTGCCTTGAGCGGATGAGCTCTCTTATCTTGCAAACGGCATTATCAAACTCAACAGCGACTTGTCCGATCTCATCTTGCTCATTTTCATTTAGCCTAGCCGTCATCGCCATTTCCATATTTCCACTGGCAAATTTTCTGATATCTTTACTAAGCCTTCTAAGTGGTGAAAGACTTCTAAGAACAGAAACATAAAGTGAAATTAGAAGGGCTGAAACTATCAAAAACGCGACCCAAAGCGGATCATTTACGTGTCTTGCGTCATTACTTTCAAGAAGTAGCTGAAAAGATGGGTTTTTAATAAGCAAATACAAATCGCCTTTGTAATTAACTGATTGCACCACTCCAAGAGGTGTGTGCTGCGTAAAAACAACAGTTCCATTTGTAGCTATTGAAGTGGCTAAATTTTTATTTCCAACATACTCTAAGTAAAAATTTTTAAAATAATGTTCTAAATCTCTTGGGGGATTTCCACGTTCATAGAGTGCGACAAGATAGTTCATCGCACTTATTTGTCTATCCTTTAGTTTTTCTAAAGCGCTTTCTTGCTGAATGTTTGCAAAAGTTACAAAGAGCAAGCACATCAGCGAGAAAGCTATGGCAAAGATAATAGTTATCTTCGTAGTTATGGAATATTTCATCCGATAAGCTTATATCCTATGCCTCTTACTGAAAATATATGT is a genomic window of Campylobacter concisus containing:
- a CDS encoding ArsS family sensor histidine kinase, which gives rise to MKYSITTKITIIFAIAFSLMCLLFVTFANIQQESALEKLKDRQISAMNYLVALYERGNPPRDLEHYFKNFYLEYVGNKNLATSIATNGTVVFTQHTPLGVVQSVNYKGDLYLLIKNPSFQLLLESNDARHVNDPLWVAFLIVSALLISLYVSVLRSLSPLRRLSKDIRKFASGNMEMAMTARLNENEQDEIGQVAVEFDNAVCKIRELIRSRQLFLRAIMHELKTPIGKGRIVSEMVANETQKMRLINVFERLEMLINEFSKVEQLLSKSYALNYQECHFSLILEQVQDMLMLDKFEERVSCDIRDDVILRVDFQLFSLAIKNLIDNALKYAEDKKAILICDSEFIAVKNLGKKLNHPIDYYKQAFVRGDKVSAGSGMGLGLYIIEQICQMQKFELVYDYEDGYHVFKILLRAKAKRA
- the recR gene encoding recombination mediator RecR, which translates into the protein MKRGLEKFNELTESFAKLPGVGKKSAARFAYFVCMQDSFAGLRLAQNIEDAVRFIKRCERCGGLSENEICDICSDESRDSEVILLVESPKDILVFEQNGIYNGLYFVLDEIDDDAIERLRSAITQNGSKEVVFAFTPGLNSDALMLYVEDKLGMSEISFSKIAQGVPTGVNLENVDMLSLLKAYESRTKA
- the trpD gene encoding anthranilate phosphoribosyltransferase; amino-acid sequence: MILLIDNYDSFVFNVEQYVKELTDEEVKCVRNDKITLDEIKKLNPSKIILSPGPKHPKDSGVCLEILQADLGVPVLGICLGHQAIGLSFGAKIKRLDDPLHGKTSFIDVKNKEPLFYGLPERFEVMRYHSLYVDELPASLSADAVSDDGVVMALSVKDKPIFGIQFHPESYFTQYGKKIVENFVNYKAKDEVKEPKIRSLKPYLIKLQESIPLDDSDFEQICEIIASKEYEIVQLSALLVLISEKSLYPKSLAALAKNILKYSQTYRDDTPMIDLCGTGGDGFKTINISTTVAFILASLGVKVAKHGNKAVSSKSGSSDVLEILGVKSEKSLAKQCENLASKNLAFFHAPFFHPLVGEVREVRQRLGIRTVFNVLGPLLNPNLNLTNQLVGVYHKPVLKLYAQTLKILGRKHALVVRGDDGLDEITLCSETSVVELKNGEIFEYSITPEQFGFKRALHSDIEGGTSEENAKTLIRTLKGEEQGAKFDIVVFNAMFALYAADGATSLDEAKNMVLEVIKSGRAYKFYEEFIKAQA
- a CDS encoding phosphoribosylanthranilate isomerase; this translates as MALVKICGIKTLDEASAVCELGVHYIGLIFAKSKRRVELNLARQIAKFAHAKGKKVVGVFADQSECEIMEICQFAELDVAQVHGGVSENLHANLKDMGQEIWQVFSVKDSLPEVDFKHFDMALFDCKGENLGGNGTSFEWEILKEVKFKFGMAGGIGEHNIKEALKFKPYLVDINSKVEDENGIKDAQKIERILKIIGEVEDE